One window of the Mycobacterium sp. SVM_VP21 genome contains the following:
- a CDS encoding FAD-binding domain — MRVAISGAGVAGTALAYWLHRTGHNPTVIERAPAFRSGGYMIDFWGVGYTVAKRMGLEAQILDKGYQIDSVGADGRTRAMLDANVFGHLLGDDFTSLPRGDLAATIHATIAEQVEMIYGDSITAVDQDDNCVRLTFGHAGPREFDLVIGADGLHSNVRRLVFGPDADFEHYLGCKVAAAVVEGYRPRDELAYVTYAVPDRQVSRVALRDDRTLALFVFRDASPEISDPKVQLHNRFADAGWECPQLLAALDAVDPGDLYFDVVSQVRMNHWSRGRVLLIGDAAGCISLLGGEGTGLAITEAYVLAGELHRARGDHRRAFDTYETRLRPLIEAKQSNATRLLGFFATRTRFGLWFRDLALRAMNLRMLTHLFAGAVRDDFDLPDYGI, encoded by the coding sequence ATGCGGGTCGCGATCAGCGGTGCAGGAGTGGCCGGGACGGCGCTCGCGTACTGGCTGCACCGCACCGGCCATAACCCGACCGTGATCGAGCGCGCGCCGGCCTTTCGCTCCGGCGGCTACATGATCGACTTCTGGGGCGTCGGCTACACCGTGGCGAAGCGGATGGGCCTAGAGGCGCAGATCCTGGACAAGGGCTACCAGATCGATTCCGTCGGCGCCGACGGCCGTACCCGTGCCATGTTGGACGCCAACGTCTTTGGGCACCTGCTCGGCGACGACTTCACCAGCCTGCCACGCGGCGATCTGGCCGCCACCATTCACGCCACCATCGCCGAGCAGGTCGAGATGATCTACGGCGACAGCATCACCGCCGTCGACCAAGACGACAACTGTGTGCGCCTTACCTTCGGCCACGCCGGGCCCCGCGAATTCGACCTGGTGATCGGCGCCGACGGGCTGCATTCCAACGTGCGCCGATTGGTGTTCGGTCCGGACGCCGATTTCGAGCACTACCTCGGCTGCAAGGTAGCCGCCGCCGTCGTCGAGGGTTACCGGCCCCGTGACGAACTGGCTTACGTGACGTACGCCGTACCCGACCGGCAGGTGTCACGCGTGGCGCTGCGCGACGACCGCACCTTAGCCCTGTTCGTGTTCCGCGATGCGTCACCCGAGATTTCGGATCCGAAGGTCCAGTTGCACAACCGGTTCGCCGATGCCGGCTGGGAGTGCCCGCAGCTGCTGGCCGCCCTCGATGCCGTCGACCCGGGAGATCTGTACTTCGACGTGGTCAGCCAGGTTCGGATGAACCATTGGTCGCGGGGACGAGTGTTGTTGATCGGCGACGCCGCCGGGTGCATCTCGCTGCTCGGCGGTGAGGGCACCGGCCTGGCGATCACCGAGGCCTATGTGCTCGCCGGGGAGCTGCACCGCGCCCGTGGCGATCACCGGCGCGCGTTCGATACCTACGAAACGCGACTGCGCCCGTTGATCGAGGCCAAACAGTCCAACGCCACACGGCTGCTCGGATTCTTCGCCACCCGAACGCGTTTCGGTCTGTGGTTTCGCGACCTCGCGCTGCGGGCGATGAACCTGCGGATGCTGACACACCTGTTCGCCGGCGCAGTGCGCGATGACTTCGACCTGCCCGATTACGGGATCTGA
- a CDS encoding galactokinase, which yields MITYSAPGRVNLIGEHTDYNGGFALPIALPQRTSVTFTPAETDTLTVLSDRADAPVSIPLSTTPGQTTGWGAYAAGVIWALRDSGFAVSGGTMEIRSDVPIGSGLSSSAALECAVLGALATAAGLNIDRIEQARIGQRAENDYVGAPTGLLDQLSSLFGEVSSALLIDFRDVAVHPVPFDPDASGVTLLLLDSGQRHGHVDSEYAARRASCERAAAALGVASLREVQHRGIAALDAVADPVDGRRARHVLTENERVLDFVAACAELDFAAAGALFNASHSSMRDDFEITTEHIDLIADSAVAAGALGARMTGGGFGGCVIALVPAKLTLKVGDAVRAAVTDAGYPDPEVSRVYAAAGAG from the coding sequence GTGATCACCTACTCCGCGCCGGGCCGGGTCAACCTGATCGGCGAACACACCGACTACAACGGTGGTTTCGCGCTGCCGATCGCGTTGCCGCAACGCACCAGCGTCACCTTCACCCCAGCCGAGACCGACACGCTCACCGTGCTCAGCGACCGTGCCGACGCGCCGGTGAGCATCCCGCTGAGCACCACGCCCGGGCAGACCACCGGCTGGGGTGCGTACGCCGCCGGGGTGATCTGGGCGCTGCGCGACAGTGGATTTGCGGTCTCCGGCGGCACCATGGAGATTCGCAGCGACGTACCGATCGGCTCGGGCCTATCGTCCTCGGCGGCGCTGGAATGCGCGGTGCTCGGCGCCTTGGCAACGGCGGCCGGTCTGAATATCGATCGGATCGAGCAGGCCCGGATCGGCCAGCGTGCCGAAAACGACTATGTCGGAGCGCCAACGGGGCTACTGGATCAGCTGTCGTCGCTCTTCGGGGAGGTGTCCAGCGCGCTGCTGATCGACTTCCGCGACGTCGCGGTGCACCCGGTGCCGTTCGACCCGGACGCCTCCGGAGTGACCCTGCTGCTGCTCGACTCCGGTCAGCGGCACGGCCACGTCGACAGTGAATACGCCGCCCGGAGGGCATCGTGTGAGCGGGCCGCCGCCGCATTGGGGGTGGCATCGCTACGCGAGGTCCAGCACCGCGGTATTGCGGCGCTGGATGCGGTTGCCGACCCGGTCGATGGCCGGCGAGCTCGACACGTGCTGACCGAGAACGAGCGAGTGCTGGATTTCGTTGCGGCGTGCGCCGAGTTGGACTTCGCCGCTGCCGGAGCGCTGTTCAACGCGTCGCACTCCTCGATGCGCGACGACTTCGAGATCACCACCGAGCACATCGACCTGATCGCCGACAGTGCGGTGGCCGCCGGAGCGCTCGGCGCCCGGATGACTGGAGGCGGGTTCGGCGGCTGTGTGATCGCGCTGGTGCCCGCCAAGCTCACGTTGAAGGTGGGCGACGCGGTGCGGGCCGCGGTCACCGACGCCGGCTATCCCGATCCGGAAGTGAGCCGGGTGTATGCGGCGGCGGGGGCGGGATAG
- the galT gene encoding galactose-1-phosphate uridylyltransferase, producing MSAPLRWTLADGRDLLFFALPGHTPAPVPDRRPLSPRDPEPSQLRFDRTTGQWVIIAAQRQDRTYKPPVEACPLCPGPSGETSEVPAADYDVVVFENRFPSLAGFRRDYDRSAGETAPKSFVSAPGNGRCEVICFSADHTGSFADLPAAHARLVVQAWRHRTADLLARPGVEQVFCFENRGEEIGVTLAHPHGQIYGYPYLTPRTAAMLDQARAHRDTYGTNLFADLLAAERAEGTRIVAQTDHFTAFVPFAARWPVEVHLYPNRRVHNLTDLTGDELDDFGGVYRNLLGRFDRIYDAPLPYMAALHQYRSDGAQADGYFHVELMSIKRSATKLKYLAASESAMDAFIADVTPESVAARLREL from the coding sequence GTGAGCGCCCCGCTTCGCTGGACGCTTGCCGACGGCCGCGACCTACTGTTCTTCGCCCTGCCCGGCCACACGCCCGCCCCGGTGCCCGATCGCCGGCCACTGTCGCCGCGTGACCCCGAGCCGTCGCAGTTGCGCTTCGACCGCACCACCGGCCAGTGGGTGATCATCGCCGCGCAACGCCAGGACCGCACCTACAAGCCCCCCGTCGAGGCCTGCCCGCTGTGCCCGGGACCGAGCGGTGAGACCAGCGAGGTGCCGGCGGCCGACTACGACGTCGTGGTCTTCGAGAACCGGTTCCCGAGTCTGGCGGGATTTCGGCGCGATTATGACCGCTCAGCGGGAGAAACCGCGCCGAAATCATTCGTCTCCGCACCGGGCAACGGCAGATGCGAGGTGATCTGCTTCTCGGCCGACCACACCGGTTCGTTCGCTGACCTGCCGGCCGCACACGCCCGGCTGGTGGTGCAGGCATGGCGACATCGCACCGCCGATCTGCTGGCCCGCCCGGGCGTCGAGCAGGTGTTCTGCTTCGAAAACCGCGGCGAGGAGATCGGGGTGACACTGGCTCACCCGCACGGCCAGATCTACGGCTACCCCTATCTGACCCCGCGCACCGCCGCGATGCTGGATCAAGCGCGTGCGCATCGAGATACGTACGGCACCAATCTGTTCGCCGATCTGCTGGCGGCCGAGCGTGCCGAGGGCACTCGGATCGTGGCGCAGACCGACCACTTCACCGCGTTCGTGCCGTTCGCCGCACGCTGGCCAGTGGAGGTGCACCTTTATCCGAATCGGCGGGTGCACAACCTGACCGACCTGACCGGCGACGAGCTCGACGACTTCGGAGGCGTCTACCGAAACCTGTTGGGTCGCTTCGACCGTATCTACGATGCTCCGCTGCCCTATATGGCCGCGCTGCACCAGTACCGCAGCGACGGCGCGCAGGCCGACGGCTATTTTCACGTCGAGCTGATGTCGATCAAACGCAGCGCCACCAAGCTGAAGTATCTGGCGGCCTCGGAATCTGCGATGGACGCGTTCATCGCCGATGTCACCCCGGAGTCTGTGGCGGCTAGGCTGCGTGAGCTGTGA
- a CDS encoding DUF309 domain-containing protein has product MTTRDRDDSGRPRNARPRDRLGRPLPRGSQGGVEGVPDDLDLPPAQMLAYAQLLLDDGLAFNAHEVLEAAWKHRPPTERELWQGLAQLAVGVTHVQRGNVAGAVSLLRRGAEHLASVRPPAPFGIDLAGLLGFAAHLADDLAAGVEIAPQRLHPRLVA; this is encoded by the coding sequence GTGACAACCCGCGACCGCGACGATTCGGGCCGCCCCCGTAATGCCCGCCCGCGTGATCGGCTGGGCCGCCCGCTGCCCCGCGGCAGCCAGGGCGGGGTCGAAGGTGTTCCCGACGACCTCGATCTGCCGCCGGCCCAGATGCTCGCCTACGCGCAGCTGTTGCTGGACGATGGGCTGGCGTTCAACGCCCACGAGGTGCTGGAAGCCGCTTGGAAGCATCGGCCCCCCACTGAGCGTGAACTGTGGCAGGGCTTGGCACAGCTTGCCGTCGGAGTCACCCACGTTCAGCGTGGCAACGTCGCTGGCGCGGTCAGCTTGTTGCGCCGCGGCGCCGAGCATCTGGCGTCGGTGCGGCCCCCGGCCCCGTTCGGGATCGATCTCGCCGGATTGCTGGGCTTCGCCGCGCATTTGGCCGACGACCTGGCGGCCGGCGTCGAGATCGCCCCGCAGCGGCTGCATCCGCGGCTGGTCGCGTGA
- a CDS encoding methyltransferase domain-containing protein, with protein sequence MSLPMPDRKTADLPGHWLFARLGKRVLRPGGLGLTHRMLADAQLAGADVVELAPGMGRTAKEILQNGPATYIGVEADENAAGVVRSVIGERGRVVTGEASKTGLEGDSADVVIGEAMLTMQTNAHKAEIMGEVFRVLRPGGRYAIHEMVLQPIDVPEAVKDEVRTALARSIKVNARPLTAAEWTELLTDAGFTVEKISYAPMALLEPHRLIADEGLFGALRFVFNVLRDSDARARVLNMRATFRRHRDNMAAIEVIAAKPA encoded by the coding sequence ATGAGCCTGCCGATGCCCGACCGCAAGACCGCTGATCTGCCCGGCCACTGGCTGTTCGCCCGTCTCGGCAAACGCGTGCTGCGGCCCGGCGGGCTCGGACTGACCCACCGGATGCTGGCCGATGCGCAGCTGGCCGGCGCCGACGTGGTGGAACTCGCGCCCGGCATGGGTCGCACCGCGAAAGAGATCCTGCAGAACGGCCCCGCTACCTACATCGGCGTCGAGGCCGATGAGAACGCCGCCGGCGTGGTCCGCTCGGTGATCGGCGAACGGGGCCGGGTGGTCACCGGCGAAGCGTCGAAGACCGGCCTGGAGGGCGACAGCGCCGACGTCGTCATCGGCGAAGCGATGTTGACCATGCAGACCAACGCCCACAAGGCCGAGATCATGGGGGAGGTCTTCCGAGTGCTGCGCCCGGGCGGCCGCTACGCCATTCACGAGATGGTCCTGCAGCCCATCGACGTACCCGAGGCCGTAAAAGATGAAGTCCGCACCGCGCTGGCCCGCTCCATCAAGGTCAACGCCCGCCCGCTGACCGCCGCGGAGTGGACCGAGTTGCTCACCGACGCCGGCTTCACCGTGGAGAAGATCTCCTACGCACCGATGGCGCTGTTGGAGCCGCATCGGTTGATCGCCGACGAGGGTCTGTTCGGGGCGCTGCGGTTCGTGTTCAACGTGCTGCGTGATTCCGATGCGCGGGCCCGGGTGCTCAATATGCGTGCGACGTTCCGTCGCCACCGCGACAACATGGCCGCTATCGAGGTGATTGCTGCCAAGCCCGCCTGA
- a CDS encoding amidohydrolase: MPAADLVVTGTILTVNDAQPTAEALAVTDGRIVAVGDRTDIDAFIGPETRVLDIGDGCVLPGFVEAHGHPLMESVVLSGRMVDIRPVTLTDADAVVDLVRNEVAARGAEGAYAVGWDQLLQPGLPEPTLAWLDSVAPDHPLVIVHNSGHKAYFNNAAARQGGLSRDTPDPIGAKYGRDAAGELDGTAEETAALIPLLGKAMLPGDAPAMLRAECARLNRAGLTTISEMAFSPQFRPLVQELHDELTVRLRTYEISNPALHTDASPGDGDDMARQIGIKIWVDGSPWIGNIDLSFPYLDTDATRTIGVEPGSCGHANYTGEQLTRIVEAYFPRGWQMACHVHGDNGVDTILDVYEDVLRRHPRPDHRLRLEHVGAIRPEQLRRAAALGVTCSLFVDHLHYWGDVLVDGLFGEEHGSRWMPAASAVATGMRISLHNDAPVTPEEPLRNISVAATRRAPSGRVLAPDERLTVEQAIRAQTLDAAWQLFADDVTGSLEVGKYADLVVLSADPRTVAPEEIADLEVRATFLAGRQVV, from the coding sequence ATGCCCGCAGCGGATCTCGTTGTCACCGGCACGATACTCACGGTCAACGACGCGCAACCGACCGCCGAGGCGCTGGCGGTCACCGATGGACGCATCGTCGCGGTCGGCGACCGCACGGACATCGACGCGTTCATCGGCCCTGAAACCCGGGTGCTCGACATCGGCGACGGCTGCGTATTGCCCGGCTTCGTCGAGGCCCACGGACATCCGCTGATGGAGTCCGTCGTGCTGTCCGGCCGGATGGTCGATATCCGGCCGGTCACCCTGACCGACGCCGACGCCGTGGTGGATCTGGTCCGCAACGAGGTCGCCGCTCGCGGCGCCGAGGGGGCATACGCGGTCGGCTGGGACCAGTTGTTGCAGCCGGGGCTGCCCGAACCGACGTTGGCCTGGCTGGACAGCGTCGCCCCGGACCACCCGCTGGTGATCGTGCACAACTCGGGCCACAAGGCTTACTTCAACAATGCGGCAGCCCGGCAGGGCGGGTTGAGCCGCGACACCCCCGACCCGATCGGTGCGAAATACGGCCGCGATGCCGCCGGTGAACTGGATGGCACCGCGGAGGAAACCGCCGCACTCATTCCACTGCTGGGCAAGGCGATGTTGCCCGGCGACGCCCCGGCGATGCTGCGCGCCGAATGCGCGCGGCTCAACCGGGCCGGGCTGACAACAATTTCGGAGATGGCGTTCTCGCCGCAGTTTCGGCCGCTGGTCCAAGAACTGCACGACGAACTGACCGTGCGCCTGCGCACCTACGAGATCTCCAACCCGGCGTTGCACACCGATGCTTCGCCGGGGGACGGCGACGACATGGCGCGCCAGATCGGTATCAAGATCTGGGTGGACGGCTCACCGTGGATCGGCAACATTGACCTGTCGTTCCCGTATCTGGACACCGACGCCACCCGCACCATCGGCGTCGAACCCGGATCGTGCGGGCATGCCAACTACACCGGCGAACAACTGACCCGCATCGTCGAGGCGTACTTCCCCCGCGGCTGGCAGATGGCCTGCCATGTGCACGGCGACAACGGGGTCGACACCATCCTGGACGTCTACGAGGACGTGCTGCGTCGGCACCCGCGGCCCGATCACCGGTTGCGCCTCGAACACGTCGGCGCCATCCGCCCCGAGCAACTGCGCCGCGCCGCCGCGCTGGGCGTGACCTGCAGCCTGTTCGTCGACCACCTGCACTACTGGGGTGATGTTCTGGTCGACGGACTGTTCGGGGAGGAACACGGTTCGCGGTGGATGCCGGCGGCATCCGCCGTCGCGACGGGTATGCGCATCTCACTGCACAATGACGCGCCGGTCACCCCCGAAGAGCCGTTGCGCAACATCAGTGTCGCCGCCACGCGGCGCGCGCCCAGCGGGCGGGTCCTGGCGCCCGACGAGCGGCTCACTGTCGAGCAGGCGATCAGGGCGCAAACCCTCGATGCAGCCTGGCAGCTGTTTGCCGACGACGTGACCGGATCCCTTGAGGTGGGCAAGTATGCCGACCTGGTGGTGTTGTCGGCCGACCCCCGCACCGTCGCCCCGGAAGAGATCGCCGATCTTGAAGTACGCGCCACCTTCCTGGCCGGCCGCCAGGTGGTCTGA
- a CDS encoding pyridoxamine 5'-phosphate oxidase family protein: protein MPKPFTETEREQFLADKHVAVLSVAATDGRPPASVPIWYDYTPGGDILVNTGAGRRKAKLIEQAGVVTLVVQREELPYQYVVVEGTVVNAATPAPLPQREAIAIRYLGQEGGRAFAANMDGASSVLFTIRPDRWLTADFSGDL, encoded by the coding sequence ATGCCCAAACCCTTTACCGAGACCGAGCGTGAGCAGTTTCTCGCCGACAAGCACGTCGCCGTCTTATCCGTCGCCGCCACCGATGGCCGCCCGCCGGCCAGCGTCCCGATTTGGTACGACTACACCCCCGGCGGCGACATCCTGGTCAATACCGGCGCCGGCCGGCGGAAGGCCAAGCTGATCGAACAGGCCGGTGTGGTGACGCTGGTGGTACAGCGCGAAGAACTGCCCTACCAGTACGTGGTCGTCGAAGGCACCGTGGTCAATGCGGCCACGCCGGCCCCGCTGCCGCAGCGCGAGGCCATCGCGATCCGCTACCTGGGCCAGGAAGGCGGCCGGGCGTTCGCCGCCAACATGGACGGCGCATCCAGCGTCCTGTTCACCATCCGGCCGGACCGCTGGCTGACTGCCGACTTCTCCGGCGACCTGTAG
- a CDS encoding isopenicillin N synthase family oxygenase — protein MLPVLDLSDADTDPAAFRLALREATHTCGFFYLIGHGIPDEQIAKILALARQFFKLPETEKNQISQLKSPHFRGYSRLGGELTNGHVDWREQIDIGPERPALPEAEGYWHLQGPNLWPARPASFRSVFEAWDRSLSSAGLQLLRHWAASLGAAEDLFDDAFAASPATLIKVIRYPASPADGQGVGAHKDSGVLTLLLVEPDSEGLQVESSPGEWVDVPPRAGAFIVNIGELLEVATDGYLRATRHRVRSPQPGTDRISVPYFLNPALDATVPRITLPAELAVLARGVETDPDNPIFNTYGENAWKSRTRAHPDVAELHHGITPTSSQRSAY, from the coding sequence ATGCTGCCCGTGCTGGACCTGTCTGACGCCGATACCGATCCCGCGGCGTTTCGCCTGGCCCTGCGGGAGGCCACGCACACTTGCGGCTTCTTCTATCTCATCGGCCATGGCATACCCGATGAGCAGATCGCCAAGATCCTCGCTCTGGCCCGGCAGTTCTTCAAGCTGCCCGAGACGGAGAAGAACCAGATCAGCCAGTTGAAAAGCCCGCATTTCCGGGGTTATTCACGTCTGGGCGGCGAGCTGACGAACGGGCACGTGGACTGGCGAGAGCAGATCGACATCGGACCTGAACGCCCAGCGTTGCCCGAAGCGGAGGGTTACTGGCACCTGCAGGGCCCGAACCTCTGGCCGGCGCGACCCGCATCCTTCCGCTCAGTGTTCGAAGCGTGGGACCGATCCCTGTCTTCGGCGGGCCTGCAACTGCTCCGGCACTGGGCGGCGTCATTGGGAGCCGCCGAGGATCTGTTCGACGACGCATTCGCCGCATCGCCGGCGACACTGATCAAGGTCATTCGCTACCCGGCAAGCCCTGCGGACGGCCAAGGCGTCGGCGCCCACAAGGATTCGGGCGTCTTGACCCTGCTGCTCGTCGAGCCGGATTCCGAAGGACTTCAAGTGGAGAGCTCACCCGGCGAGTGGGTCGACGTTCCCCCGCGGGCCGGTGCGTTCATCGTCAACATCGGCGAACTGCTCGAAGTCGCGACCGACGGCTACCTGCGGGCCACGCGTCACCGAGTGCGCTCGCCGCAACCCGGCACCGACCGGATATCTGTTCCGTACTTTCTCAACCCGGCGCTGGATGCCACCGTTCCGCGCATCACCTTGCCCGCCGAGCTGGCTGTCCTGGCCCGGGGCGTCGAGACCGATCCGGACAACCCCATCTTCAACACCTATGGCGAGAACGCGTGGAAGTCCCGCACCCGGGCTCACCCCGACGTCGCCGAACTGCATCACGGGATCACGCCGACCAGTTCGCAACGATCGGCGTACTGA
- a CDS encoding DUF2510 domain-containing protein — MTNQPGWRADPDGAPMLRFHDGYEWTAHTAPLPPPGQQSPAPQSDGRITIHYGFAVVAVFSLMVTLLFGIPAFTSEDGSGIGVGLGVFWVIWGGMWTLIWTAFAIHHTIRSKR; from the coding sequence GTGACCAATCAGCCCGGCTGGCGCGCCGACCCCGACGGCGCCCCGATGCTCCGTTTCCACGACGGCTATGAGTGGACGGCGCACACCGCGCCACTGCCGCCGCCAGGCCAGCAGTCGCCGGCCCCGCAGTCGGATGGCCGTATCACCATCCACTACGGGTTCGCGGTCGTCGCAGTCTTCTCTTTGATGGTCACCCTGTTGTTCGGCATCCCGGCGTTCACCTCCGAGGATGGAAGCGGGATCGGTGTCGGCCTGGGTGTCTTTTGGGTGATATGGGGCGGCATGTGGACGCTGATCTGGACGGCGTTCGCGATCCATCACACCATCCGCAGCAAGCGGTAG
- a CDS encoding DUF732 domain-containing protein, with amino-acid sequence MAYSAEPAELDAGEQSASWWRPAVLAAGILAAAGALAGGIYFVGQPVAPTAGVGTTSASVAAPPPAPSTVTVTAEAPAPPVITAMPAPPPVTTVAEAKPPVPPEPLPPDALFTQMLARDGVGNSHPSGAIATAKNFCQSMAEGWTANDLVLDMNRAGMPYREAVAFVHDARAVYCPSLGG; translated from the coding sequence ATGGCGTACAGCGCTGAGCCGGCCGAGCTGGACGCCGGCGAGCAGTCGGCGTCGTGGTGGCGGCCCGCCGTGCTGGCCGCGGGCATCCTGGCGGCCGCCGGTGCGCTGGCCGGGGGCATCTACTTCGTGGGCCAGCCAGTGGCACCGACGGCGGGCGTCGGGACAACCAGTGCATCAGTTGCAGCCCCACCGCCTGCACCCAGCACGGTGACGGTGACCGCCGAGGCGCCGGCGCCACCGGTGATCACCGCGATGCCGGCCCCGCCGCCGGTGACCACCGTCGCCGAGGCTAAGCCGCCAGTTCCGCCGGAACCACTGCCGCCTGATGCCCTATTCACCCAGATGCTCGCCCGCGATGGCGTCGGAAACAGTCACCCCAGTGGGGCCATCGCCACCGCCAAAAATTTCTGCCAAAGCATGGCCGAGGGATGGACCGCCAACGATCTGGTCCTGGACATGAACAGGGCTGGGATGCCGTACCGCGAAGCCGTGGCATTCGTGCACGATGCCCGTGCCGTCTACTGCCCCAGTCTCGGCGGATAG